Within Lentisphaerota bacterium, the genomic segment GAGCAGGAAGGGCAGGAAGATCATGAAGACCACGCAAATCGCTGCGCAGTTATACACACTTCGGGATCACCTCAAAACGCCGGCCGATATCGCCGCCTCGCTTAAGAAAGTACGTCAGATCGGGTACCGGGCGGTTCAGGTCTCCGGCCTGGGGCCGATTGAGGAGAGCGAACTGAACCGCATCCTCCAAGGGGAAGGTCTGACCTGCTGCGCCACGCACGAATCCGGCGCAAAAATTCTCGATGAAACGGCTGCCGTCATCGCTCGGCTCCAAAAGCTGAACTGCCGCTACACGGCCTACCCCTACCCCGCCGGTGTGGATTTCGGCTCGCTTCCGACCGTGCTCGACCTGGCGGCCAGGCTCGACAAGGCCGGACAACTCATGCGCGAAGCCGGCCTGGTACTGACCTACCACAACCACGCGATGGAGTTCCAGCGGCTGGAGGGCAAGCTCGTGCTGGACTGGCTCTACGAGAAGACCGACGCGCGCCACCTGCAGGGCGAAATCGACACCTATTGGGTCCAGCACGGCGGCTCTGATCCTGTGGCCTGGTGCCGTAAGCTCAAGGGCCGCCTGCCGCTGCTCCACCTGAAGGATTACACCGTCATCGGCGGCAAACCAGCGTTTGCTCCCGTGGGACAAGGCAACCTGGACATACCCGCCATCGTGAACGCCGCCGAGGCGTCCGGTTGCGAGTGGTTCATCGTGGAGCAGGATGACTGCTACGGCGCCGACCCCTTCGAAGCGCTCGCGCATAGCTATCGTTATCTATCCACGCTGGTCCGTAACTAGCAGAGGGAAACCATCATGTACCTGACAGGGTTTGCCGACGAAGCGTCGAAAGGCATCGACGGGCAGATTGCTGCCACGCGGGAACTCGGTTGGACGTTTATCGAGTCGCGCGGCGTGGATGGCAAGAACATCCATGATCTCTCCGACGCTGAGTTCGATCACGTGGCGGGCGCGCTGGAGTCGGCCGGTGTGCGGGTGAACTGTTTTGGCTCCGCCATCGCCAACTGGGGCAAATCCATTCTGGAGCCCATGGACTCTTCGT encodes:
- a CDS encoding sugar phosphate isomerase/epimerase; translation: MKTTQIAAQLYTLRDHLKTPADIAASLKKVRQIGYRAVQVSGLGPIEESELNRILQGEGLTCCATHESGAKILDETAAVIARLQKLNCRYTAYPYPAGVDFGSLPTVLDLAARLDKAGQLMREAGLVLTYHNHAMEFQRLEGKLVLDWLYEKTDARHLQGEIDTYWVQHGGSDPVAWCRKLKGRLPLLHLKDYTVIGGKPAFAPVGQGNLDIPAIVNAAEASGCEWFIVEQDDCYGADPFEALAHSYRYLSTLVRN